TTATCTATATCTGTGGTAGCTGCTATTCTGTTGGTTTTATCTAAATATATGTAAAAAAGATAATACTTTTCAGGAAGCAGTGGGTATTTTTGCTCTGAAAGGGGTACAAGAACATCTCTTTCCAGTCCTATGTCTATGAAGCTTCCAAAACTTGTATTTGATACTACCTTTAAATAAGCAAGGTTTTCTACGGTAGCTAAGGGAGCCTTTAAAGTGGCTATCAATCTGTCTTTTGAATCTTTGTATATAAAAGCATTTACCTCGTCTCCTACAGAGAGAAGATCTTCTTCATCGTTACTTTTTGGAAGAAGTATATCATCTTTAGTTTTACCAGTCTCCGCATCAAGATAATAACCAAAGGATGCTTTTCTCACTATTTTTAGAGTGTTGAATTTTCCTATAAGAACCAACTGTATTTCACTTCCTTTTTTATATTTTGTTCAAAGCTTATTATATACTATGTAAATGAAAAACTCCAACTTAGTTTTAAACTGAAGCTAAGAATACTGTATTTACACTTTTTATCTTTAAATCTATTTTGTAAATCGTATATGGAATCTTTATTCTTTGTTTGATAAAATTAAAATATAGCAAAGATGAATGAAAACTATGAAAAAGGGGTGTATTTTTAATATGCAGGTTAAATCCCAAAGTAGATTTTGCATTTAAGAAATTATTTGGAAGTCCCGAAAATAAAGACATATTAATTTCATTTATAAATTCAGTACTTTCGGAAATATAAAGCTCTGTTACCTTGGGAACAAATATTTTGTGTCTATACTTATAATGCATATAAGTATATAATAAGATTAGACTATTACCAAGGAGGAAGAAATATGTCATCAATGGATTTTATAAGGATAGCAGCAGCATGCCCCTTAACAAATGTAGCAGATATAGAATTTAATTTAAATAATATAAAGATATGTATAGATAAGGCTTTAACAGAAAAATCAAAACTTGTGGTATTTCCAGAGCTTTCTATGACATCCTATACCTGTGCAGATCTTTTTGAACAGCAATTGCTCCTGGAAAAATCCACAGAGGCTTTAAAAAATCTTTGTGATTATTCCAAGGATAAAGATATACTCATAGCAGTAGGAGCACCTCTTGCATTTAATTATTGTTTATATAATTGTGCATATATAATATTCGATGGTGAAATTTTAGGTGTTGTGCCTAAAAGCTATATTCCAAATTATGAAGAGTTTTATGAAAAAAGATGGTTTACAGAGGGGCTGCATATTATAGATGAAAGGGTGGATTTATATTTTCAAAAGGATATACCTTTTGGAGTGAATTTAATATTTACCTGTGGAAAGTTTAAATTTGCTTTTGAAATATGTGAGGACTTATGGGCTGTAATACCACCAAGCAGTTATTTAACTCTTATGGGTGCAAATATCATAGGAAATCTTTCTGCATCCAATGAAATCGTAAGCAAGTCTTTTTACAGGAGAAATCTGGTATCTTCCCAAAGTGCAAGATGTATGTGTTCCTATATGTATGTTTCGTCTGGAGTATTTGAGTCTTCTACAGATTTGGTATTTAGCGGAGACTTGTGCATTTGTGAAAACGGTACATTGTTAAAAGCCAATGAAAGATTTAATAGGGACAATGAAGTTGTTACTTCAATTGTAGATTTGGGTAGATTGAATAATCAAAGGTTGAAAAATGTGAGCTTTAGAGATAATGTAAAGAAATGTTCACAAAAGCCTGTAAATATAGAATTTCAATTTGAAAATTTAGATTGTGGAGAGTTTGATAGAAATATTGACAAACATCCTTTTGTACCCTCAAATGAAGATGAGAGAGAAGCAAGATGCAGAGAAATATTTAATATACAGACTTCAGCCCTTGCAAAAAGAGTGAGTCATACTAATTTAAAAAAGGCAGTTATAGGTATATCTGGAGGGCTTGATTCTACATTAGCACTGCTGGTTACAGTGAAAACTTTTGACGTTCTTAAAATTTCAAGGAAAAATATAATAACTATAACTATGCCGGGATTTGGAACTACAGACAGGACTTATAACAATGCGGTGAGCTTGTGTAAAAATTTAGGTACGGAATTTAGAGAAATAAACATAGTAGATGCTTGTCTTCAACATTTTAAGGATATTTCTCATGACAGAAATATACATGATGTAACCTATGAAAATGTTCAGGCAAGGGAAAGAACTCAAATTATAATGGATATAGCAAATAAAGAAGGGGGCCTTGCAATTGGTACAGGAGATCTGTCGGAACTTGCCCTTGGATGGTGTACTTATAATGGAGATCATATGTCCATGTATGGAGTAAATTGTTCTGTTCCTAAAACTCTTGTGAGATATTTAGTTAGATATGTTGCAGATAGGGAGGTTTCAAAAAATATAGGTGATATTTTAATAGATGTATTAAATACTCCTGTAAGTCCAGAACTTCTTCCTAAAGGAAAAGATGGTGAGATATCTCAAAAAACTGAAGATATAGTAGGACCTTATGAACTTCATGATTTCTTTTTATATTATTTTGTAAGACATAATTATTCCCACAAAAAGATATTATTTTTAGCAAAACATGCATTTAAAGATGACTATGATATTAGCACTATTGAGAAATGGCTTAATATGTTTATAAGGAGATTCTTTACTCAGCAGTTTAAGCGTTCTGCAATTCCAGATGGTCCTAAGGTGGGTACTGTAAGTTTATCTCCAAGAGGTGACTGGAGAATGCCTTCAGATGCCAGTTTTAATTTATGGCTTGAATAAAGAATAAACAATTTTAGTAGTGAAAGGAGGAAGTATGTATAATAGTATTATTTTATGGGTTATAATTGGAATAGTGGCCCTATCAGTAGACATAATAACAAGCAGCTTTCTATTTGTATGGTTTACGGTGGGAGCCATTGGAGCAATTATAGCTGAAATATTGAATTACCCCTTTATAACTCAGCTTATGGTATTTCTAGTAATTAGCGTAGTACTTATAGTTATTTGTTATCCAATAGTAAAGAAAAATATTAAAAAATATGTAAAACCTACTCCTCTCAGAGAAGAAACCTATGTGGGAAAGGAAATTGTTGTAGATGAAGAGATGGTTAAAAATAATGCTTTAAGGATTGATGGAGTTTACTGGAATATAAAAAATCAGGGAGATGCCTTAAAAAAGGGTGACATGGTGAAAGTAACTGCATTGGAGGGAAATAGATTAATTATAAAGAAAATATAAGCTGTGTATGCTAGGCAATGATTAATTATTTATAGTTTAAGGAGGATAAGTATCATGGGTACAATTGTAATTTTAATTATAGTTATAATTATTTTAGCAGCGGTGGTATCTTCTATTAAGATTGTAAATACTGGGTATGTTACAATTATAGAGAGACTGGGTCAATTTCACAGGACACTTGAACCAGGATGGCATTTCATAATTCCTTTCATTGATTTCGTAAGGAGAAAGGTTTCAACTAAGCAGCAGATACTTGATATTGAACCCCAAAGTGTTATAACCAAGGACAATGTAAAGATATCTATAGACAATGTTATTTTTTATAGAGTGTTAAGTCCAAAGGATGCTATATACAATATAGAAGATTATAGAGCAGGTATAGTTTTTTCAACTATTACCAACATGAGAAATATTGTAGGTAATATGACTTTAGATGAGGTGCTTTCAGGAAGAGATCAAATAAACGGAGAACTTTTAAGGGTGGTAGATGATATAACAGATGCCTATGGAATAAAAATATTGTCTGTAGAAATTAAAAATATTATGCCTCCTGCTGAAATACAACAGGCCATGGAAAAACAGATGAGGGCCGAAAGAGATAAAAGAGCTGTAATACTTCAAGCAGAAGGACAAAAACAAAGTGACATAGCAAGAGCAGAGGGAGAAAAACAGGCTAAAATACTTCAAGCGGAAGCCGAAAAGGAAGCAAATATTAGAAGGGCAGAAGGACTTAGACAATCTCAAATGTTAGAAGCAGAAGGTAAGGCAATGGCAATAAAATCTGTTGCAGAAGCAGAAGCAGAGGCTATTAATTTGGTAAATAGATCCATAATAGATTCTGGTACGGATGAAAAGGTAATAGCTTTAAAACAAATAGAGGCATTAAAAGAAATGGCTAAAAATCCAGCAAATAAGCTTATACTTCCAAATGAGGCCATATCATCTCTTGGAAATATGGCAGCAATAGCTGATATGCTGCAGGTAAATAAAGTTAAATAATGTTTAAAGTGAAAATGGAGTGTGACAGGGATAACAAGGTTAGCCTGTGGCACTCTATTTTTTATGTTATTTTATATGGAATGGACAAGTAATTGTAATAATATAGAATATACTAATATATAATAGAATATCAAGTGATTGTAAAGAAGATGATGTTTAAAACTGAAACTAAAGAGGAAAATAAGATTTAATATTAAAAATAGATAAAGGGCGTGATATTTGTGAAAGCTATAATAATGGCAGGAGGAGAAGGAACTAGGTTAAGGCCCTTAACCTGTAACATACCTAAACCTATGATGCCCATTATGGATAAACCTATAATGGAATATGCATTAGAATTGCTTAAAAATGCGGGAATAGAAGATATTGGAGCCACACTACAGTATTTACCGGATGAGATAATAAATTATTTTGGGGATGGCAGGGATTTTGGGGTTAATATAAGTTATTTCATAGAAGAAACACCTTTAGGCACTGCTGGAAGTGTTAAAAATGCAGAGGCATTTTTAAATGATACTTTTATTGTCATAAGTGGAGATGCTCTTACGGACATAGACTTATCCAGGGCCATTGCTTTTCACAAGAGAAAAGGTGCTGTGGTTACTTTAGTACTGAAGGAAGAATCAGTGCCCTTAGAATTTGGGGTGGTGGTTACAGATGACAAAGGAAAAGTAACCGGTTTTTTGGAGAAACCAGGATGGGGTGAAGTATTTAGTGACAAAATAAATACAGGAATATATATTTTAGAACCAGAAATATTTAAATATTATGAAAAAAATAAAAAATTTGATTTCAGTGGTAACCTTTTTCCGCTTCTTTTAAAAGAGAAGATACCTGTTTTTGGGTACGTGGCAGAAGGTTACTGGTGTGATATAGGAAATATCGATCAGTATATGAAATGCCATTTTGATATATTAAAGGGACTTGCAAATATAAACATAAATGCAGAAAAATATGGTGAAGATATATGGATGGGAGAAGAATGTGAAATAAGTCCCCAGGCTAATATTTTAAAACCCGTATATATAGGAAGAGGCAGTAAAATATATAAAAATGCCCAGATTGGTCCTTATACTGTGTTGGGGGAAAATAACATTATATCTCAGGAGGCTACCATAAAGAGGAGTATACTTTTTAATAACTGTTATATAGGGGACAAGGCACAGATAAGAGGTGCCGTGCTTTGTAAAAAAGTTCAAATTGAATCCCAATGTTGTATATTTGAAGAAGCTGCCCTTGGAAATGATACCATTATAAAGGATAAGGCCATAATAAAGCCTGGAGTTAAGATATGGCCAAATAAAATAATAGAAAGCGGTACTTTGGTAAATTCCAATATAATATGGAAAGAAAAAGCCTCAAAATCTATTTTTGGGAAAAATGGTATTAGCGGAGAGATAAATGTAGATATAACTCCAGAATTTGTTTCAAAGCTTGGTTCTGCCTATGGTTCTATTCTAAAGGCAGATTCCAGAGTTGCCATAGCCTGCAGCGATAATGGGGCGGCACAGATGTTTAAATATTCTTTGGCTACAGGGCTTTTGTCCATGGGGATGGAGGTTATGGATTTAAAAAAAATGCCTATGGCCTTTATAAGACAGTCAATTCTTTTTTTTGGGGCTCAGGCAGGAATTTATGTATGTGTAAATAGAAATGCCCCGGAAAAGGTTACTATAATATTCATGGATAAAAATGGACTTAATATAGATAGGGCCATGGAAAGAAAGATAGAGAGCAGTTTTATAAGAGAGGACTTTAGAAGAGTCAGATCAGATAAATTTAAACATATGGAGTATATATACAATTGTCTAGAATATTATGAAAGACAGCTTATAAATGGACTTTCTCTTGAAAATATAAAAATTCAAAAGTACAGAGCAGTTCTAAGTATAGAAGATCCTATGATATTTGAAGTAATTAGTGAAATTTTAAAGGAGCTTAAAGTTGAGGTAAAGCTTCATGACA
This genomic interval from Clostridium kluyveri contains the following:
- a CDS encoding mannose-1-phosphate guanyltransferase, translated to MKAIIMAGGEGTRLRPLTCNIPKPMMPIMDKPIMEYALELLKNAGIEDIGATLQYLPDEIINYFGDGRDFGVNISYFIEETPLGTAGSVKNAEAFLNDTFIVISGDALTDIDLSRAIAFHKRKGAVVTLVLKEESVPLEFGVVVTDDKGKVTGFLEKPGWGEVFSDKINTGIYILEPEIFKYYEKNKKFDFSGNLFPLLLKEKIPVFGYVAEGYWCDIGNIDQYMKCHFDILKGLANININAEKYGEDIWMGEECEISPQANILKPVYIGRGSKIYKNAQIGPYTVLGENNIISQEATIKRSILFNNCYIGDKAQIRGAVLCKKVQIESQCCIFEEAALGNDTIIKDKAIIKPGVKIWPNKIIESGTLVNSNIIWKEKASKSIFGKNGISGEINVDITPEFVSKLGSAYGSILKADSRVAIACSDNGAAQMFKYSLATGLLSMGMEVMDLKKMPMAFIRQSILFFGAQAGIYVCVNRNAPEKVTIIFMDKNGLNIDRAMERKIESSFIREDFRRVRSDKFKHMEYIYNCLEYYERQLINGLSLENIKIQKYRAVLSIEDPMIFEVISEILKELKVEVKLHDKFGDTEGLAQKVVEDSASLGIEIDEECKKPVIIDEKGSIIKDNLYDALNALVMLKTHDIRTLVVPVTASSTMEKLAKICGCKFIRTKTAHKFILETYLKNSPYLSERDMVSAYLMTLDAVSVCAMVINFMANCNRTLSQITSTIPQYYTFKKEIKCPWNMKGKLMRNLIEENISKSIDLIEGVKLNFEDGWALVLPDADEPLCKIYTECSDYKKLNKLTEDILTKITTITKEY
- a CDS encoding SPFH domain-containing protein produces the protein MGTIVILIIVIIILAAVVSSIKIVNTGYVTIIERLGQFHRTLEPGWHFIIPFIDFVRRKVSTKQQILDIEPQSVITKDNVKISIDNVIFYRVLSPKDAIYNIEDYRAGIVFSTITNMRNIVGNMTLDEVLSGRDQINGELLRVVDDITDAYGIKILSVEIKNIMPPAEIQQAMEKQMRAERDKRAVILQAEGQKQSDIARAEGEKQAKILQAEAEKEANIRRAEGLRQSQMLEAEGKAMAIKSVAEAEAEAINLVNRSIIDSGTDEKVIALKQIEALKEMAKNPANKLILPNEAISSLGNMAAIADMLQVNKVK
- a CDS encoding NAD(+) synthase translates to MSSMDFIRIAAACPLTNVADIEFNLNNIKICIDKALTEKSKLVVFPELSMTSYTCADLFEQQLLLEKSTEALKNLCDYSKDKDILIAVGAPLAFNYCLYNCAYIIFDGEILGVVPKSYIPNYEEFYEKRWFTEGLHIIDERVDLYFQKDIPFGVNLIFTCGKFKFAFEICEDLWAVIPPSSYLTLMGANIIGNLSASNEIVSKSFYRRNLVSSQSARCMCSYMYVSSGVFESSTDLVFSGDLCICENGTLLKANERFNRDNEVVTSIVDLGRLNNQRLKNVSFRDNVKKCSQKPVNIEFQFENLDCGEFDRNIDKHPFVPSNEDEREARCREIFNIQTSALAKRVSHTNLKKAVIGISGGLDSTLALLVTVKTFDVLKISRKNIITITMPGFGTTDRTYNNAVSLCKNLGTEFREINIVDACLQHFKDISHDRNIHDVTYENVQARERTQIIMDIANKEGGLAIGTGDLSELALGWCTYNGDHMSMYGVNCSVPKTLVRYLVRYVADREVSKNIGDILIDVLNTPVSPELLPKGKDGEISQKTEDIVGPYELHDFFLYYFVRHNYSHKKILFLAKHAFKDDYDISTIEKWLNMFIRRFFTQQFKRSAIPDGPKVGTVSLSPRGDWRMPSDASFNLWLE
- a CDS encoding NfeD family protein is translated as MYNSIILWVIIGIVALSVDIITSSFLFVWFTVGAIGAIIAEILNYPFITQLMVFLVISVVLIVICYPIVKKNIKKYVKPTPLREETYVGKEIVVDEEMVKNNALRIDGVYWNIKNQGDALKKGDMVKVTALEGNRLIIKKI